The Biomphalaria glabrata chromosome 17, xgBioGlab47.1, whole genome shotgun sequence genome segment ctattttctatcTTTTGTGCCAATGATTTAACGGGCCGGTCTGAACCACGTCCGGCCctcgggccgtagtttgggcatcactgctataagctatcccgacaagactaacgtctaatctttcgactcaggaccggacacaacagaatgctacagcacatgtaccggaagctcaaaattggaaccagtgaaatctgcccatgtggagtatcaccagagaatgcagaccatgtcctccaaaactgctctctttaccaagaggcctgtataagacgttggccccaaatcaccccaatagaaaggaaactatatggagagctccctgatttggaaaccactgcgcagttcatctcatgtattggtctactcatctgaacactccaacataacaatgagaatgaagaagaagaataagatTTATTGAATACCACAGATTATTGCATACAAATCACAAAGATTGCATTATAatcacaaatttaaaaaaaaaaaaaaattacaaacattaCACTCACTGTACATACCAGTTCTTTTTATACTGTGATGCGACATACAGTACAGTGCTGTATGGCACTTTTAAAATTTGCTGAACATTTAAGGAGCGTTTTGAAAGTTTGTAAAAGTCATAAAGGAAAAGGGCGATAGTTATTTAGGGGTTTAAAATGTTAGGCGATGTCCTGCAACACTATACATATCCAAAAATAGTGTAcgtaaatgaaattaaatactgCGTCTCCACTTTGCAGAAATTTGACTTttgcattgttttgtaaaatgttttacataattcggatgttccttcagtgttgaagatagtttacttcctagtccaaacctcccgcaggacgacgggggatgggagcgggcagggtttgaaccctcgaccgtcgataaatccgaatgacagtccagcgcgcaaaccgcacaaccaggcagccattggtCTTGGAACATCTCCCCTGCAAAAGTCAAGGGAATACTGTAgcctatattataataaatatttatgaccATTTTGTCTACAGAAGCTGCAGTAGTGGTCGAGGAAGATCCAGTTAGTGAAGACttgaaaataaagagagaaaaggcTTTTAAAGAAGTTAGAGAAGAAAACTTAAAGATTCAGGTAACTAGAAATTAAAAAAGACACATCAGAGTTAGTTTCAGCTTTCATTACAATATCTCTGTTCAATTCATAACTTTGGGGAAATTTCTGGGTGGGAAAAACCTTCTGGGCGGAACCTGTACATGGATCTCGAAAATGGCTATTAATGATTGTCCTGGCAATACGACAGTGGATGCATATCATTGGGAAAAGAACAACTAGCTTATTGGCCACACTAGATGAAAACTCTTTAACCAGGATTTATtctcaaaggggggggggggggataggacatggtaaaaaatgtttaaatctaatattcattagttaatagttattaaaagaaaacaaaattgctctataagttgtataaaggaggttttctctttttaaaaaatatttttaatgcttttctTGTTTTGACTATATTTGCTTGAACTTAATCTTGAAGATTAAGAAAATTTAGTAAATTATTATCCAGGCAGTCATCTAGGTCAGAAAACTATTAATAGACGAGAGAAACAGTggaattttaaatgaaaaatattatttattttttttacaaatctgcCAGATATAATAGATTGGCACCATTGGTTCAAAGCAATTTTTTGTTATAGTAGTTATAATTAGCAGcaatttaaatattcttttctatttgtttagCAAAAACTTTACCAGGAAGTACGTCAACAGGAAGTGCAGCACAGATTTAAAGATATCATTGCTGGAAAGAAAGccaagaaaagaaaacttgCTCAAAGTTCCAGCAAGCAGGATGATAATTTGATAGAGAATAGTGCAACAGCATCTGACCCTAGCAAAAATGAAGATCCACAGAGATCTGGAAATCCTGGAGGTGGAGATGGCACCAATACAATCAGTGATACAGATGATGAAACAGATAAGCTTACAGTTCAGGACATTGTCCAGTCTGAGCCGTCATCAAAACATGCATTGGTTCAGATATTCACAGGTGAGGAAGAtgtaaaatgtgaatatttttatatttgtctttGTTGTCATATTTATAGTATCAATGATATGTGAGTTAGAACAGGCAAACATACATTATATTGAAGCACTCAAGTCAGTTCATTTGATGACAGGGATAACAATACAGGTCCGAAGCTTTAATGTCCTTCTAAAAGCTATATGTTGGTTTATTAAGAGTCTATCTTCAACTTTCTATATTTTATGAATTATGTGTaccatttaaatatattttatgtctcgagagacgatcttttcccatTGCAACTTTTTGTGTAACTAAAGAGACctatccttgatacacagctgcggtcacaggttgggcatatgtaatcaccaggcgccgttgcatttacacccttctttctgcttatgttgtgtatgacatctgcaatccgagacccttcctttatgctctctctgcatGTGGATCTAttcagtgctactttttcccagctgctagtgttgattttgaagagcttcatgtcgcattTGCATACAACCATTTTTGCTACTATCTTTATGTAAATACATGTTGCTGCCTTTCAACAGAGTCCCCATGGAATCAAAGCCTTCATATCTATGAAGACTGGGAATACCCGAACACAGAGAAAGAGTTGATTCGATATCTAGTCTTTAAGGACTTGTGGAAGAAAGGTTTCTACATGACATCAGGAAGCAAGTTTGGCGGGGACTTTTTAGTTTATCCAGGTAAATGAAAACTGTGTCTATATTATTCTTAGACTTATCAAAGCAAAGGGCACAGTTCTTAGTAATATCAAGAGTAAATGTTTAGATAAATAAAGTCAAAGATGGTGGGCATGGTTTCAAAATTgtatagttctttttttttttctgatatcaGCTAGGAATTTAATTTGGGATTTGAGGATGTCCTTTAGAACTCACCCTGATCTGTACTTGATTACTTtggaaagtaaaagtggttggtcattgtgatggtTACACATCACCCTTTTTAACTGTTAAAAGGAGAAGGGAATCACTACATATAACGAAATTACAttgggttatatatatattttttttttgtgctagaTTTTAATatccaaaacttttttttgttcaaacttAACAGGTGACCCAGCAAGGTACCATTCACATTATATCGCCATCTGTAAAAATCAATATGATGAAACACCAAGCTTAGAGATTGTTTCCTATGGGAGACTGGCTTCCAATGTGAGAAAGACAGCTTTAATTTGCAGTGTGGATCACAATAGAAAAGTTCTTTATACATCCATAAAGTGGACAGGGATAACTTGAATTTTTTggtaaaatgtaataaatattgatTGATTCTctacagctaaaaaaaaacaaaaattgcagATAAAACTTGATCACTCAGGAGTTCTTTTTTTCAAACCAAATATT includes the following:
- the LOC106073160 gene encoding tRNA-splicing endonuclease subunit Sen34-like; the protein is MASNINDEEELLLDCDKSSSNLQNITVSDDVRKSRSIPADDLDDVKIDIDNNDNDHNDDDDETMLLSSPTQSQSPKSKTVLDLEPEVFEENHRPTVTVPQPVDRPESAQIISDDDDDDVVILDGGVFMKPKFPQTQSQIVLDDDDTTESDEDDDEDDDEYTSLESEESSSDESSSLSYIESDAYLDGKIKIFYTHGSFFLWNAEDVQMLREECRIIGKLTGCLPRAPRQNNYLGLPLQLMPEEAKLLVDIEAAVVVEEDPVSEDLKIKREKAFKEVREENLKIQQKLYQEVRQQEVQHRFKDIIAGKKAKKRKLAQSSSKQDDNLIENSATASDPSKNEDPQRSGNPGGGDGTNTISDTDDETDKLTVQDIVQSEPSSKHALVQIFTESPWNQSLHIYEDWEYPNTEKELIRYLVFKDLWKKGFYMTSGSKFGGDFLVYPGDPARYHSHYIAICKNQYDETPSLEIVSYGRLASNVRKTALICSVDHNRKVLYTSIKWTGIT